In one window of Methanoculleus chikugoensis DNA:
- a CDS encoding GNAT family N-acetyltransferase, with amino-acid sequence MVQQPVLATDRLLLRPYTMADARAVQRLCGDYAVSAATLLPHPYPDGLAEVWIASLSEGAERGEAAAFAVTLARDGTLIGGTRLRIETDHARGELGFWIAKYCWGRGYATEAVRAVIEYGFSALGLHRIHAMHFSRNPASGRVMAKCGMVHEGRFRGHILKWGIYEDVDVWGILSAQVDLTGTHTSPVLSGVPV; translated from the coding sequence ATGGTTCAGCAGCCCGTCCTTGCAACCGACCGCCTGCTCCTGCGGCCGTATACCATGGCAGATGCCCGTGCGGTGCAGCGGCTTTGCGGAGACTACGCCGTCTCCGCGGCGACCCTTCTCCCCCACCCCTATCCGGACGGCCTCGCCGAGGTCTGGATCGCCTCGCTCAGTGAAGGCGCCGAACGCGGCGAGGCCGCGGCGTTCGCCGTCACCCTTGCCCGGGACGGGACACTCATCGGCGGTACCCGTCTCCGGATCGAGACCGATCACGCCCGCGGCGAGCTCGGGTTCTGGATTGCGAAATACTGCTGGGGCCGGGGCTACGCCACCGAGGCCGTCCGTGCGGTGATCGAGTACGGGTTCTCGGCCCTCGGGCTGCACCGGATCCATGCCATGCACTTCTCCCGCAACCCCGCATCGGGCCGGGTGATGGCGAAGTGCGGGATGGTGCACGAAGGCCGGTTCCGCGGGCACATACTAAAATGGGGCATATATGAGGACGTCGATGTCTGGGGGATTCTCAGCGCGCAGGTCGATCTTACCGGAACACATACTTCTCCGGTGCTGTCAGGGGTGCCCGTATGA
- a CDS encoding type II glyceraldehyde-3-phosphate dehydrogenase gives MIKVAINGFGTIGKRVADAVAAQPDMEVIGVSKTSVSAEAYIAKERGYPLYIADLSKRETFEKAGIEVAGDVEAMLKAADIVVDATPGGVGEKNRPIYERLGKKAIFQGGEDHEVAGFSFNAHANYKEAEKHQFARVVSCNSTGLVRIIHALDQAFGVARVRAVMVRRAADPDDVKRGPVDAIVLNPATIPSHHGPDVNTVLPHINIVTLAMIVPTTFMHMHSIQMDLKKETTREEVLKVFENHSRIGLVRKATGIKSNAQLREYTQDLGRPRTDLWENGVFEESVSILDGKEFYCFQAIHQEADVVPENIDCIRALMGTVKDPQESIRMTNEALGLVAIG, from the coding sequence ATGATCAAAGTCGCAATCAACGGGTTCGGCACCATCGGCAAACGGGTCGCCGATGCGGTCGCCGCACAGCCCGATATGGAAGTTATCGGGGTCTCTAAGACGAGCGTCTCTGCTGAGGCGTACATCGCAAAAGAGCGCGGGTACCCCCTCTACATCGCGGACCTTTCAAAGAGGGAGACGTTCGAGAAGGCCGGGATCGAGGTCGCCGGCGACGTCGAGGCGATGCTCAAGGCCGCCGATATCGTCGTGGACGCCACTCCCGGCGGCGTCGGCGAGAAGAACCGACCGATCTACGAGCGCCTCGGCAAAAAGGCAATATTTCAGGGCGGAGAGGATCACGAGGTCGCCGGGTTCTCGTTCAACGCCCACGCGAACTATAAAGAGGCCGAAAAGCACCAGTTCGCCCGGGTCGTCTCGTGCAACTCCACCGGGCTCGTCCGGATCATCCACGCTCTGGACCAGGCCTTCGGCGTCGCGCGGGTCCGGGCGGTGATGGTCCGGCGGGCGGCGGACCCCGACGACGTGAAGAGAGGCCCGGTGGACGCGATCGTCCTCAACCCGGCGACCATCCCGAGCCACCACGGTCCCGACGTCAACACCGTCCTCCCGCACATCAACATCGTCACCCTCGCGATGATCGTCCCGACGACCTTCATGCACATGCACAGCATCCAGATGGACTTGAAGAAGGAGACCACCCGCGAAGAGGTGCTGAAGGTCTTTGAGAACCACAGCAGGATCGGGCTCGTCCGCAAGGCCACCGGGATCAAGAGCAACGCCCAGCTCCGGGAGTACACCCAGGATCTCGGCCGGCCGAGGACGGATCTCTGGGAGAACGGGGTCTTCGAGGAGTCGGTCTCGATCCTCGATGGCAAGGAGTTCTACTGCTTCCAGGCGATCCACCAGGAGGCCGACGTCGTCCCCGAGAACATCGACTGCATCCGCGCCCTGATGGGAACGGTAAAAGATCCACAAGAGTCCATCCGGATGACCAACGAAGCACTCGGTCTCGTCGCTATCGGGTGA
- a CDS encoding tyrosine--tRNA ligase — MDPYELATRNTVEVVTDEELRALIDRPVRRVYTGYEPSGEIHLGHMVTVNKLMDLQQAGFEVTVLIADLHAFLNRKGTMEEIRETAEYNRRCFEGLGLRGAKYVLGTDVQLTPEYELAVLKLSQAITLNRAKRSMDEVGRQMDNPTVSQMVYPIMQMVDIATLEVDAAVGGIDQRKIHMLAREHLPSIGYPAPVCIHTPIINGLDGKKMSSSAGNVISVADSEEDIKKKMKKAFCPPEVENNPVLEILRYHVFPRTDAVAIRRPAKFGGDREFAAYEDLERAYAAGEIHPLDLKTAAAAHLIDILAPVHDYVFSR, encoded by the coding sequence ATGGATCCGTACGAACTGGCGACCCGGAATACCGTAGAGGTCGTCACCGACGAGGAACTGCGTGCGCTCATCGACCGTCCGGTCAGGCGGGTCTACACCGGCTACGAGCCGAGCGGAGAGATCCACCTCGGCCACATGGTGACGGTGAACAAGCTGATGGACCTGCAGCAGGCGGGGTTCGAGGTGACCGTGCTCATCGCCGACCTCCACGCGTTCTTGAACCGCAAGGGAACCATGGAAGAGATCCGGGAGACGGCCGAGTACAACCGCCGCTGTTTCGAGGGGCTCGGCCTCCGCGGCGCAAAATACGTCCTCGGCACGGACGTGCAGCTCACGCCGGAGTACGAGCTTGCCGTCCTCAAACTCTCCCAGGCGATCACCCTCAACCGGGCGAAGAGGAGCATGGACGAGGTCGGGCGGCAGATGGACAACCCGACGGTCTCGCAGATGGTCTATCCCATCATGCAGATGGTCGATATCGCGACACTTGAGGTTGACGCCGCCGTCGGCGGGATCGACCAGCGAAAGATTCACATGCTTGCGCGGGAACACCTCCCGTCGATCGGGTATCCGGCGCCGGTCTGCATTCATACGCCGATCATCAACGGCCTCGACGGAAAGAAGATGTCGTCGTCGGCCGGAAACGTCATATCGGTCGCCGACTCCGAGGAGGATATCAAGAAGAAGATGAAAAAGGCGTTCTGCCCGCCGGAAGTCGAGAACAATCCGGTGCTCGAGATCCTGCGCTACCACGTATTCCCCCGGACGGATGCGGTCGCCATCCGCCGGCCCGCGAAGTTCGGCGGCGACCGGGAGTTTGCCGCCTACGAGGACCTCGAGCGTGCCTACGCCGCGGGCGAGATCCACCCGCTGGACCTGAAGACGGCGGCGGCCGCCCACCTCATCGATATCCTCGCCCCCGTACACGATTACGTCTTTAGCAGGTGA
- a CDS encoding serine protein kinase RIO has product MGRGEEYERFDREIETMGVRIKDADTVKVRDDVFDEVTLIALYKLVHKKLISAIGGPISTGKEANVFYGERDGRGLAIKIYRIQTANFKAMTEYLAGDRRFSSVRGTRKGLIFAWTKKEFSNLARAHEAGIPAPEPLAFDRNILLMEFLGEDEMPYPQLRNAEVEDYGAVYREILGYVERLYREARLVHADLSEYNILYHEKPYLIDMGQAVTLDHPRASAFLVRDIKNLNRYFSRYCDVADEEEIIKTLVGTGRREP; this is encoded by the coding sequence GTGGGCCGCGGTGAAGAGTACGAGCGGTTCGACCGCGAGATCGAGACGATGGGCGTCAGGATAAAAGACGCCGATACCGTGAAGGTACGGGACGATGTCTTCGACGAGGTCACCCTCATCGCCCTCTACAAGCTCGTCCACAAGAAACTGATCTCGGCCATCGGCGGGCCGATCAGCACCGGAAAAGAGGCGAACGTCTTCTACGGGGAGCGCGACGGGCGGGGGCTTGCCATCAAGATATACCGCATCCAGACCGCGAACTTCAAGGCGATGACCGAGTACCTGGCGGGAGACCGCCGGTTCTCGAGCGTCCGGGGGACGCGCAAGGGCCTCATCTTTGCCTGGACGAAGAAAGAGTTCAGCAACCTCGCCCGGGCGCACGAAGCGGGGATCCCGGCCCCCGAACCGCTCGCGTTCGATCGAAACATCCTCTTGATGGAGTTCCTGGGCGAGGACGAGATGCCGTATCCGCAGCTCCGGAACGCCGAGGTAGAGGATTACGGGGCGGTATACCGCGAGATCCTCGGCTACGTGGAGCGGCTCTACCGGGAGGCGCGCCTGGTTCACGCCGACCTCTCCGAATACAATATCCTCTACCACGAGAAACCATACCTTATCGATATGGGACAGGCGGTCACCCTGGATCACCCGCGGGCGTCTGCGTTTCTGGTCCGGGATATCAAGAACCTCAATCGATACTTCTCCCGCTACTGCGACGTAGCCGACGAAGAGGAGATCATCAAAACGCTCGTCGGCACCGGACGCCGGGAGCCCTGA
- a CDS encoding KH domain-containing protein, translated as MTRQEMKVSAARIGVLIGKSGSTKREIEEKTGITLRIDSEEGLVTLEGEDPVGVMTATNVVSAINRGFSPERALRLLDDEDMMLDILDLADLSGTTRQLERLRGRIIGKSGTSRAQIEDMTTTEISVQGKTVAIIGLPDRVETARKAIEMLIQGVPHENVYAFLDRKKKEAKQAMLEYYS; from the coding sequence ATGACCAGACAGGAGATGAAAGTTTCAGCAGCGAGGATCGGTGTACTCATCGGCAAGAGCGGGTCCACAAAACGCGAGATTGAAGAGAAGACCGGGATAACCCTCCGGATCGACAGCGAGGAGGGGCTTGTGACGCTCGAGGGGGAGGATCCCGTCGGCGTCATGACGGCGACGAACGTCGTCTCCGCGATCAACCGGGGGTTCTCGCCGGAGCGTGCGCTCCGGCTCCTCGACGACGAGGATATGATGCTCGATATCCTCGACCTTGCCGACCTCTCGGGGACGACCCGGCAGCTCGAACGGCTCCGGGGCCGGATCATCGGGAAGTCGGGGACGTCCCGCGCCCAGATCGAGGATATGACCACCACGGAGATCTCGGTCCAGGGTAAGACCGTCGCCATCATCGGTCTCCCTGACCGGGTCGAGACCGCGAGGAAGGCGATCGAGATGCTGATCCAGGGCGTGCCCCACGAGAACGTCTACGCCTTCCTCGACCGGAAGAAGAAGGAAGCCAAGCAGGCGATGCTGGAGTACTACTCGTGA